Below is a genomic region from Lampris incognitus isolate fLamInc1 chromosome 2, fLamInc1.hap2, whole genome shotgun sequence.
actacccatccatccattatccaaactgcttatcctactcagggtcgcgcggatgctggagcctatcccagcagtcattgggcggccaactattgtggtttaaaacaaaataaagcatccatttaaaatgactactctcggcatttaacagcctgatagcagaaggaatggatgacttagaatagcgatttgttttcctagggggcgctttatagtgCCGGCCTGAgagcattacagtgaattcactggacaggacgtggtcagactGGCTAATAATTCcctttgctttctgggccacacgctTCTCCCAAAGGGAGCACGAGTCTCTCCGCTGGACTGCaattatcttggagcagaccttatgtttaggctattcctgtccttcacagtcaacccgttaaaccaacaaataaaggaaaaagttaaaagactttcaataaatgagtggtagaaaagacatgagatggtgttacagacacggggttcccaagtacttatacgtgtcaacaatttgaacatcctcgccatgtatagtgctagctttgggtttatcactgTTTCTCCTAAAATCaataagttccttagtttttgacgcgttaaggtcaaggaagttgtcatcgcaccaatcaacaaaggcaggtagggcacGACCGTGGTCTGACTCcgagccctgaagaagagacaaacGTGCTGTGGTGTcatcagagaatttcaccaggtagctaccatctttagaagacctgcagctgtctgtatacacaatagaaagcagggggggggggagtacataaCCCTGGGGTGAGCCCATGTTTGATGAGCTGAATTGATACTGTGGAGTTTGGCAGAGTTTCTGTTTCTCACATTTGCTGTAACATCCACTCTTTGACTTcctgatttatttgtttattcagaaACCCTGGTTCCTGTGTGCCCCCGGATTAAACTCAAATCTGCTCTGAAGGAGAAGTTTCAGTGTTTGTTTGAGGGCGTCGCTAAGCCAGGAGAGTCAACACTTCTGAATCAGATCTACACAGAGCTCTACATCACAGAGGGAGGCAGTGGAGCGGTCAATAATGAACATGAGGTCAGACAGATTGAAACAGCGTCCAGGAGACCAGCGAGACCAGAAACATCAATCACATGTGAAGACATCTTTAAACCCTTACCTGGACATGATAAACCAATCAGAACATTGATGACAAAGGGAGTGGCTGGCATCGGGAAAACAGTCTTAACACAGAAGTTCACTCTGGACTGGGCTGAAGACAAAACCAACCACAATATACACTTCACATTTCCATTCACGTTCAGAGAGCTGAATGTGCTGAAAGATAAAGAGTTCAGCTTGGTGGGACTTCTTCATAACTTCTTTATTGAAACCAAAGAAGCAAGAATCTGCAGCTTTGACGAGTTCCAAGTTGTGTTCATCTTTGACGGTCTGGATGAGTGTCGACTTCCTCTGGACTTCCAGAACAATGAGATCTGGACTGATGTCACAAAGTCCACCTCGGTGGACGTGCTGCTGACAAACCTCATCAAGGGGAAACTGCTTCCCTCTGCTCGCCTCTGGATAACCACACGACCTGCAGCAGCCAACCAGATCCCTCCTGAGTGGGTTGACGTGGTGACAGAAGTGAGAGGGTTCACTGATCCACAGAAGAAGGAGTACTTCAGGAAGAGATTCAGAAAAGAGGAGAAGGCTAGGAGAATCATCTCACACATCAAGACGTCACGAAGCCTCCACATCATGTGTCACATCCCAGTCTTctgttggatcactgctacagttCTGGATCACGTGTTGAAaacagatgagagaggagagatgccCAAGACCCTGACTGAGATGTACATCCACTTCCTGGTGGTTCAGTCCATCCAGGCAAATCTAAAGTATTACGGGAGAGCTGAGACAGAGCCACACTGGAATACAGACAGCAGGAAGATAATTGAGTCTCTGGGAAAACTGGCCTTTGAACAGCTGGAGAAAGGCAACCTGATCTTCTATGAAGCAGACCTGACAGAGTGTGGCATTGACATCAGAGCAGCCTCAGTGTATTCAGGAGTGTTCACACAGATCTTTAAAGAGGAGTGTGGGCTGTACCAGGACAAGGTCTTCTGCTTTGTCCATCTGAGCATTCAGGAGTTTCTGGCTgctctttatgtctttctctcattcatcAACACTGGCGTCAATCTGCTGTCAGAAACATCCTCGACCCCCAAGCAGTCTTCAGAACCAGACCTGTACCAGACAGCAGTGGACAAGGCCTTACAGAGTCCAAATGGACACCTGGACTTGTTCCTGCGCTTCCTGCTGGGCCTCTCACTGGAGACCAATCAGAATATCCTACGAGGACTGATGAAAAATATAGGAAGTATATCACAGACCAAACAGAAAACAGTCCTGTACATCCAGAAGAAGATCAGGGAGGATCTGTctccagagagaagcatcaatctGTTCCACTGTCTGAATGAACTGAATGACCATTCTCTCGTGGAGGAGATCCAACAGTACCTGACATCAGGAAGTCTCTCCACAGACCAACTCTCTCCTGCTCAGTGGTCAGCTCTGGTCTTCATTTTACTGTCTTCAGAAAAGGAGCTGAACATATTTGACCTGAGGAAATACTCTGCTTCAGAGGAGGGTCTTCAGAGGTTGCTGCCAGTGGTCAAAGCCTCCAGTACAGCTCTGTAAGTGTATGGATTAGACCTTTTAAAGGATTAAATCgatcatgttggtttttttccaTTGGTGAGAAAATATTGTGTTTCATTACGGTGGTTATTAAAACTGCTaatatgattaaaacaggttgcaaaatcaaaagtattaaagCCATTAAAATACGATAGACTaatatatttttgtgtgtttgtctctattcaggttgagttcctgtaatctgtcagacagaagctgtgaagttgtgtcctcagttctcagctccacctcctctagtgtgagagagctagacctgagtaacaatgatctgcaggattcaggagtgaagctgctctctgctggactggggagtccacaatgtagactggaaactctcaggtcagtATTCCTAAACCTCTCCAACACAGGGCCACTTGAGTCCTCATTTACATCCACTTTAATGGCAGTCAGTACATCCTTTGGAGGCCTTTTGTCTGATTGGAGGAATTACTTGATGTAGATGTTCCAATAGTTGTTGAAGTTTCTACAAGTACGATAGGTGTCAACTGAAAGGTCACGTTTCCCAGCACTGCAAAGAAACACCAAAAAAGAAACAACATTTTTCctgtagcagcatccttgttgtaaATGTAACACAGGCTTCAGCAATCACTCGATAACATAGAAAGCTGTCCTCATTCACAAATGATAAAGATTTCAACCGAAATCCTCCTGTTATGGGCAATGAGCACAGAATccctcagaaaaaaaaacaaagaaaatttTGCTGTGtattaaaatcaaaaacagcttTCGTACAAAAACAATGTAGAATTCTGTACCAGCTCTCATacaaaactaacactttctgtggAATATGGGGTAAAACGATAAATAatggagaaaatacaaataataggcAACAGTGAAGTCATGGACATGCGTGGAAGTGCAACATAGCAAACGTGCTTAGCTGGTGAATACAGGGATGCGTAAGTTTTTGTGTAAAAACAGGAGTTGGTCTACATGCTGTGGTGCTGCAGTGGAAAAACGCGGTAACACGCCTGACCCTCCCCAGTTAGCCTTGATGCGGTGGGCAACTTGAGCGCTCGATGAGATGCCAGATTTAGCGTGTGGCCGTAACATCTCACGTGTAGGAATTTACCCAAGTTGAGCAGCAACAGTCATGTTGGGGGGCGTTATCATTATCAGTCACTAAAACTACATCTTTGGTAGTGAGCTGCCATTCTTCTGCTATGTTCTGTAACAGCTCAGCCACGTTTGCACACGGTGACACGAGATTCTGCAGCAATGGGCGTCCATGCATCACATGTTACTGCTATCCTACCCGCTTCCCTCAATCGTTCCATGACCTTGATGTGGGTATCGCTGTGTCGGTGAAAAAACATCGAGATGGGATGTCGTATCTCAGCTCCAAAGTGTGCAGCCTGGGCAAGTCGTCGGCAATAAAAAGTTGCGATCGACTTTGTGATTCGCTTCGCCCTTTCCAAGTTTGGTGGAAGCTTTGCTATCACTTGTTCGAATGTTCTCTGGTTGGCAGCAACTACAACCGGCTGTTTTTCCTCCAACTCCGGGTGGAGAAGTGAAATACGGTTTctcatgtttgttgtgttcccaaaaatattttattttaggtAGATACAGCTTGCGTACAGTGTGGCTCTTTGCAGGTCCCTTTTCCCCTCGACTTCATAGAAGCCAAAACGCTTCCATACGCCGGCTTTTAAGGCCGGAGGGTGTCGGTCAGATTGTATCCAACTTCGGTTGCTCGCGCTCAGCCAtcctcaccaaaactgaagaagtaGCCTAGCTTAGAACGTAAACACGACGCGCACGTTTTACGCCTGTTACACGTCACCATCCAGCTGGTTCAGTGGCGGCCATAAGGAGCGCCCAGCCCAGTCAAGAATT
It encodes:
- the LOC130133874 gene encoding protein NLRC3-like, with the protein product MDVSEEREEGGLTSKTTLSGEHDSQTKAKSHLFRTHQERPDSPVPSCMSMKSNRSLNPPIYFKDGHRSTEQRDHQEWSEVLSGQSVQEHQTDLDSIFMLLEENIVTFVKKELKKFQKVLSTDYPECLERQGEEEEEQRRSAREALLKITLYFLRTMKQQELADVLESKTLVPVCPRIKLKSALKEKFQCLFEGVAKPGESTLLNQIYTELYITEGGSGAVNNEHEVRQIETASRRPARPETSITCEDIFKPLPGHDKPIRTLMTKGVAGIGKTVLTQKFTLDWAEDKTNHNIHFTFPFTFRELNVLKDKEFSLVGLLHNFFIETKEARICSFDEFQVVFIFDGLDECRLPLDFQNNEIWTDVTKSTSVDVLLTNLIKGKLLPSARLWITTRPAAANQIPPEWVDVVTEVRGFTDPQKKEYFRKRFRKEEKARRIISHIKTSRSLHIMCHIPVFCWITATVLDHVLKTDERGEMPKTLTEMYIHFLVVQSIQANLKYYGRAETEPHWNTDSRKIIESLGKLAFEQLEKGNLIFYEADLTECGIDIRAASVYSGVFTQIFKEECGLYQDKVFCFVHLSIQEFLAALYVFLSFINTGVNLLSETSSTPKQSSEPDLYQTAVDKALQSPNGHLDLFLRFLLGLSLETNQNILRGLMKNIGSISQTKQKTVLYIQKKIREDLSPERSINLFHCLNELNDHSLVEEIQQYLTSGSLSTDQLSPAQWSALVFILLSSEKELNIFDLRKYSASEEGLQRLLPVVKASSTALLSSCNLSDRSCEVVSSVLSSTSSSVRELDLSNNDLQDSGVKLLSAGLGSPQCRLETLRLSGCLVTEEGVSSLLSALSSNPSHLRELDLSYNQPGDSGGKLLSAGLEDPHWRLDSLRLDHAGVCWLKPGLRKYACELTLDPNTAHRELLLSEDNRTVIKVIEEQSYADHPDRFDYWEQVLCRERLTDRRYMEVQWKGRVDVGVTYRGITRQGGAVDSVLGCNEKSWSLLCYSNKYTACHNNRRTELCISSSCCDRVGVYLDCSAGTLSFYRVSSDTLTHLHTFTSTFTEPLHVGFRIRSPDSSVCLRQIEEVETPPVSRRSTHTPAQTHPLT